The nucleotide window CCGCCAGCGCCAGCGTCGCCCGCGGCGATGCGCCGAACTCGATCAGCGGCTGCAGCTCGGCGGCCCCGTGGCTGCGCGGGTCGCGGGTGGCGCCCACCAGGTCCAGGATGTAGTCGGCGATCTTTTCGTCGAGGTAGAGCCCCGCCACCACGCGCCGGGCGGCGAGGATCTCCTCCGGCCCCGCCACGCGCCGCACGGGCTCCTCGCCCACGCCGGCGCCGCGCCGCAGGATCTCGCGCTCCTCGTCGCGGGTGGGGTAGCCCACGCGCACCTTGAGCATGAAGCGGTCGACCTGCGCCTCGGGGAGCGGGTAGGTGCCGGTCTGCTCGATGGGGTTCTGCGTGGCGAGCACCAGGAACGGCTGCGGCAGCGGGTGCGTCTCGCCGCCGATGGTCACCTGGCGCTCCTGCATCGCCTCCAGCAGCGCGGCCTGCACCTTGGCGGGGGCGCGGTTCACCTCGTCGGCCAGCACGATGTTGGCGAAGATCGGGCCGCGGTGCGGCACGAACTCCCCCGTGCGGTTGTTGTAGATCGTCGTCCCCACCACGTCGGCGGGAAGTAGGTCGGGGGTGAACTGGATGCGCTGGAAGGAGGCGTGGATCGTCTCCGCCAGCGTGCGCACCGCGAGCGTCTTGGCGAGGCCCGGGAGCCCTTCGAAGAGGACGTGCCCCCCCGTGAGCAGCCCGATCAGGAGCCGCTCGATCATGTACTGCTGGCCCACGACGCGGCGGTGCACCTCTTCCACGACGCGGTCCAGGAACTCGGCGCGCGGGATCTCCGCGGGCGCGTACGGCGAAGGGATGCTCATCCGGTCCACTTATTCGGGAGTCAACGACGAACCGGCCCCACCCGAGGAAATCTCGTGCCGGGGCGGCGGATGAACAGCTTCACACAGAGACACAGAGGGTACGGAAAGAAAGAACGACAAGAAGTTCTCTGTAGCTTTTCAGTTCCCTTCGTGTTCTCTGGGTGAGGCTGTTGTTTTCACGCCATCGTCGGTGAAAGCGCTTTGATGACGGCGTCGCGGACTTCGCCGTTGCGGTCGCGGAGGAGGGGCTGGAGGGCAGCACGGGCCGCGTCCCCGCCAATCTCGCCGAGGGCGCGCACGGCCTCGATGCGCACCTGCGGCGGAGTGCGCGAGAAGAAGCCGCCGGCACCCGCGCGCTCCGCAAGCGCCGGGATCGCGCGGGCGTTGCCGATGCGGCCCAGCGCGCGGAGCAGCTCGACGAGCGCCTCCGCGTCCGTCTCGGCGGCGAGGCGGTCGAGGAGGGGGGCTACGGCGGAGGGCGACCTGGTGAGGCCCAGCCCCAGCGCCGCAGCCGCGCGCAGGGAGGATTCGCGGTCGGTGAGCGCCTTGACGAGGAGCGGCACCGCCTGCTCGTCGCCATACTTGCTGAGCGCCAGGATCGTCTCGCGGCGCACCCGGGCATCGGCGTGGAGGATGGTGCGCGCGAAGTGCTCCGCCGCGTCCGCGCTGCGGATCTCGCCCAGGATGCCGACCATGTTGCGCACCACGAACCAGCGCTGGTCGCCGATCATGTCCTCCAGCAGCGGCACGCCCACCGCGTCGAGCGCCACCAGCGTGTCGCGGTACGCGCGCCGCGCCGAGAGGTCGCTCGCCGCCGTCAGCTCGCGCACCAGCGGCGACACCACCTCCGCGCCCAGGTGCAGCAGGGTGGAGCGGAGGGCCGTGCGCTCCTCGTCGGAGCGGGTCCGGCCCAGCCGCCGAACCAGCTCGTCGATGATGGTGGGATCGGCGATGCGGTGCATGGCGAGCATCACCGCGCCGCGCGTGGCGGGATTGCGTCCGTGGAGCTGCTCCGCGTCCCGCCGCAGCTCGTCCAGCACCACGATGGCGCGGTCCATCTCGCTCTTTTGCATGTAGTACTGCGCGACGAGCTCCAGCCGCTGGAGCGCCTCCACCCGCTGGCTGTCGTTCCCCTCGTGCAGCATGCGGCGCAGCTCGGCCGTGTCCTCCGTCGCCACGCGTTGCGCGGAGAGCTGCACCTGCTCGTACATGTCCTGCGCGCTCCACAGCGAGATCCCGTCCGCCGCCGAGCCGGCTGATGCCGGAGACTGCGGCCGCGGCTGGATCCAGTCGCCGTTGACGGACACGCGCGCGGCGCCCGCCGCCGCCAGCGCCGCCGCGAAGCCGCCGACGGCGCGGGCCACGCGGGGCGGCAGGGTGCAGGCGGAGAGGAAGCGCCCCACCGATTCGATCCCCATGTCGCGGCGCAGCAC belongs to Longimicrobium sp. and includes:
- a CDS encoding AAA family ATPase — its product is MSIPSPYAPAEIPRAEFLDRVVEEVHRRVVGQQYMIERLLIGLLTGGHVLFEGLPGLAKTLAVRTLAETIHASFQRIQFTPDLLPADVVGTTIYNNRTGEFVPHRGPIFANIVLADEVNRAPAKVQAALLEAMQERQVTIGGETHPLPQPFLVLATQNPIEQTGTYPLPEAQVDRFMLKVRVGYPTRDEEREILRRGAGVGEEPVRRVAGPEEILAARRVVAGLYLDEKIADYILDLVGATRDPRSHGAAELQPLIEFGASPRATLALAACARAHAYLRGRNFVVPDDVKAIGPDVLRHRVVLTYEAEAEEVTSEDVVKRIFEVVRVP
- a CDS encoding HEAT repeat domain-containing protein, whose product is MNGNKSGSTLLVELARGFALSEFYPLKHPTLVQGILKLGAALQAREDDTRVDVDSTGLVMVGEPPVRRSPHVERFATRLCEHGVRSLVLRRDMGIESVGRFLSACTLPPRVARAVGGFAAALAAAGAARVSVNGDWIQPRPQSPASAGSAADGISLWSAQDMYEQVQLSAQRVATEDTAELRRMLHEGNDSQRVEALQRLELVAQYYMQKSEMDRAIVVLDELRRDAEQLHGRNPATRGAVMLAMHRIADPTIIDELVRRLGRTRSDEERTALRSTLLHLGAEVVSPLVRELTAASDLSARRAYRDTLVALDAVGVPLLEDMIGDQRWFVVRNMVGILGEIRSADAAEHFARTILHADARVRRETILALSKYGDEQAVPLLVKALTDRESSLRAAAALGLGLTRSPSAVAPLLDRLAAETDAEALVELLRALGRIGNARAIPALAERAGAGGFFSRTPPQVRIEAVRALGEIGGDAARAALQPLLRDRNGEVRDAVIKALSPTMA